Proteins encoded together in one Variovorax paradoxus EPS window:
- a CDS encoding LysR substrate-binding domain-containing protein, which produces MPRIDVNRSGEMEAFVQVVESGGFSAAARLLDMTPSAISKLVARLELRLGIQLVHRSTRKLQLTPEGLHFYERSTRVLADMDEAERCAAAGAAPRGRVSINASVSFGHHKLVPLVPRLLEMHPEITLDIALTDRIVDLMDERADIAIRWGQLPASDLVARRLGETSQAIVASPGYLKKYGTPHTPQELEAHNRLGWSYRRNTPDWPLRVDGRTVTMPVAGPVRAGDGETLRQLAIAGAGAARLSLYHIQHDIDAGRLVPLLEEFNPGEIEPIHAVYIGKAGTLPARVRAVLDFLVACSGVGDGRYTRKRTAPMPGNSAVT; this is translated from the coding sequence ATGCCGCGCATCGACGTCAATCGCTCCGGTGAGATGGAGGCTTTCGTGCAGGTGGTCGAGTCCGGCGGTTTCTCCGCGGCGGCGCGCCTCCTGGACATGACGCCCTCGGCGATCAGCAAGCTGGTGGCGCGGCTCGAACTGCGGCTGGGCATTCAGCTCGTGCACCGCTCCACCCGCAAGCTGCAGCTCACGCCCGAAGGGCTGCATTTCTACGAGCGCAGCACGCGCGTGCTGGCCGACATGGACGAGGCCGAACGCTGCGCCGCCGCCGGTGCGGCACCGCGCGGGCGGGTGAGCATCAATGCCAGTGTTTCGTTCGGCCATCACAAGCTGGTGCCGCTGGTGCCGCGCCTGCTCGAGATGCATCCGGAAATCACGCTGGACATCGCGCTCACCGACCGCATCGTCGACCTGATGGACGAGCGCGCGGACATCGCGATCCGCTGGGGCCAACTGCCGGCGTCCGACCTCGTGGCGCGGCGCCTCGGCGAAACGAGCCAGGCGATCGTGGCCTCGCCCGGCTACCTCAAGAAATACGGCACGCCCCACACACCGCAGGAACTGGAGGCGCACAACCGGCTCGGGTGGAGCTACCGGCGCAACACGCCCGATTGGCCGCTGCGCGTGGATGGCCGGACGGTCACGATGCCGGTGGCAGGCCCGGTGCGCGCGGGCGATGGCGAAACGCTGCGGCAACTGGCCATCGCGGGTGCCGGCGCGGCCCGGCTGTCGCTGTATCACATCCAGCACGACATCGACGCCGGGCGGCTGGTGCCGCTGCTGGAGGAATTCAACCCCGGCGAGATCGAGCCGATCCACGCGGTCTACATCGGCAAGGCGGGCACGCTGCCCGCGCGGGTGCGTGCGGTGCTCGACTTCCTGGTCGCCTGCTCGGGCGTGGGCGACGGGCGCTACACGCGCAAGCGGACCGCGCCGATGCCGGGGAACTCGGCCGTCACCTGA
- a CDS encoding 2-keto-4-pentenoate hydratase yields the protein MTALADALIAARRSNRTLDAAPWTDALQDAAQAYEVQDAVAAALDWFGDEGAVPGHWKSGGGSRSVTLTHAPLPPSGVRQSPANFDDLVFHTPGIESEIALRLGQDVTPEQAAKLDHENSASLIDAMAVSIEIVDSRWQDLASTSALLRLADSQVHGALVLGDWQPYAAIDWASQRCETRIGDGEVVVREGTHPLADPAWLLPIWLRHITRHGQTARAGTVVTTGSWVGVLPCRRGDQVTAEFPGIGAVRLRV from the coding sequence ATGACCGCCCTCGCCGACGCCTTGATCGCCGCACGCCGCAGCAACCGCACCCTCGATGCCGCCCCCTGGACCGATGCGCTGCAAGACGCCGCCCAGGCCTATGAAGTGCAGGACGCCGTGGCCGCCGCGCTGGACTGGTTCGGTGACGAAGGCGCCGTCCCCGGCCACTGGAAATCCGGCGGCGGCTCGCGCAGCGTGACGCTCACGCACGCGCCGCTGCCTCCGTCCGGCGTGCGCCAGAGCCCGGCGAATTTCGACGACCTCGTGTTTCACACGCCCGGCATCGAATCCGAAATCGCATTGCGACTCGGCCAGGACGTGACACCCGAACAAGCCGCAAAGCTCGACCACGAAAACTCGGCCTCGCTCATCGACGCGATGGCCGTCTCCATCGAAATCGTCGACTCGCGCTGGCAAGACCTCGCTTCCACATCCGCCCTGCTCCGCCTGGCCGACTCGCAAGTCCACGGCGCATTGGTGCTCGGCGATTGGCAACCCTACGCCGCCATCGACTGGGCCTCGCAGCGCTGCGAAACACGCATCGGCGATGGCGAAGTCGTCGTGCGCGAAGGCACCCATCCGCTGGCCGATCCGGCGTGGCTGCTGCCGATCTGGCTGCGTCACATCACGCGGCATGGGCAGACCGCGCGTGCGGGCACCGTCGTCACAACGGGCTCATGGGTCGGCGTGCTGCCCTGCCGCCGCGGCGATCAGGTGACGGCCGAGTTCCCCGGCATCGGCGCGGTCCGCTTGCGCGTGTAG
- a CDS encoding LysR substrate-binding domain-containing protein, which produces MQEIGSPVRPPRRLPPLLSLRAFEAAAAHLSFQRAAVELSVTPSAISHQVRALEDTLGQPLFRRLTRQLALTPAGQRLFDDLRMGFDALEAGIDRLRRPAASQSVTLTTNTAFAARWVLPRMAAFRKACPGIELRLHAGDTLVDLARGDADIAVRSGNGNWPGLVSSELMPERYAPLCSPMLGLRRKSDLPKHQLIHCDWQPNATAPALWSRWFREADIAQPRGRSAKAAGLSFSDETHAMLAALAGHGVALLSLTLTAEELRSGALVQPFGPALDTGSYFLATANGRENEPAIRAVWQWIESQASTD; this is translated from the coding sequence ATGCAAGAGATTGGCTCACCTGTTCGGCCACCGCGCCGCCTGCCTCCCCTGCTCTCCTTGCGGGCCTTCGAAGCCGCAGCCGCGCACCTGAGCTTCCAGCGCGCGGCGGTCGAGCTGTCGGTCACGCCTTCGGCCATCAGCCACCAGGTGCGCGCGCTCGAAGACACGCTGGGCCAACCGCTGTTTCGCCGGCTCACGCGGCAGCTCGCGCTGACGCCCGCGGGCCAGCGGCTCTTCGACGATCTGCGCATGGGCTTCGATGCGCTCGAAGCGGGCATCGACAGGCTGCGCCGGCCTGCGGCTTCGCAGTCGGTCACGCTCACCACGAACACGGCCTTCGCGGCGCGCTGGGTGCTGCCGCGCATGGCGGCCTTCCGCAAGGCCTGCCCCGGCATCGAGCTACGGCTGCATGCGGGCGACACGCTGGTCGACCTCGCGCGCGGCGACGCGGACATCGCGGTGCGCTCGGGCAACGGCAACTGGCCGGGGCTGGTATCGAGCGAGCTGATGCCCGAGCGCTATGCGCCCTTGTGCAGTCCGATGCTGGGCCTGCGCCGCAAGAGCGATCTGCCCAAACACCAGCTGATCCATTGCGACTGGCAGCCGAACGCGACGGCGCCGGCGTTGTGGTCGCGCTGGTTTCGCGAAGCGGATATCGCGCAGCCGCGTGGCCGTTCCGCGAAGGCTGCGGGCCTGTCGTTCTCCGACGAGACGCACGCGATGCTTGCTGCACTGGCGGGCCACGGGGTCGCGCTGCTGAGCCTCACGCTCACGGCCGAGGAGTTGCGCAGCGGCGCTCTGGTGCAGCCCTTCGGGCCGGCGCTCGATACCGGGAGCTACTTTCTCGCGACAGCTAACGGGCGGGAGAACGAGCCTGCGATACGCGCCGTGTGGCAGTGGATCGAATCGCAGGCCAGTACCGATTGA
- a CDS encoding SDR family oxidoreductase — translation MIQDFKGKTAVLTGAGSGFGLECARIGAARGMNLVLVDVQQDALDKAAAEMEAAGVQVLARKVDVSDAAQMEALAAAVKERFGAPHFVFNNAGVGAGGLVWENTVADWEWVLGVDLWGVIHGVRLFTPMMLEAAAKDPGYRGHITNTASMAGLLTPPNMGIYNAAKAAVVSLTETLYQDLTLVTDQIGASLLCPYFVPTGITSSERNRPNAPKDSELTKSQLIGQAMSNKAVSSGKITAAEVAAKVFDAISDNQFYVFSHPKALGNVRARMENIVSVVNPADPFLERPEIGQKLREQLRAA, via the coding sequence ATGATTCAGGACTTCAAGGGCAAGACCGCCGTTCTCACCGGCGCGGGTTCGGGCTTCGGCCTCGAATGCGCGCGCATCGGCGCCGCGCGCGGCATGAACCTCGTGCTGGTCGACGTGCAGCAGGACGCGCTGGACAAGGCCGCGGCCGAGATGGAAGCCGCCGGCGTGCAGGTGCTGGCCCGCAAGGTCGATGTGTCCGATGCCGCGCAGATGGAAGCACTGGCCGCTGCCGTGAAGGAGCGCTTCGGCGCGCCGCACTTCGTGTTCAACAACGCCGGCGTGGGCGCGGGCGGGCTCGTGTGGGAGAACACGGTTGCCGACTGGGAATGGGTGCTGGGCGTGGACCTCTGGGGCGTGATCCACGGCGTGCGCCTCTTCACGCCGATGATGCTCGAAGCCGCCGCGAAAGACCCGGGCTACCGCGGCCACATCACCAACACCGCCAGCATGGCGGGCCTTCTCACTCCGCCCAACATGGGCATCTACAACGCCGCCAAGGCCGCGGTCGTGAGCCTCACCGAAACGCTGTATCAGGATCTGACGCTGGTCACCGACCAGATCGGTGCGAGCCTCCTGTGCCCGTACTTCGTGCCGACCGGCATCACGAGCAGCGAGCGCAATCGTCCGAATGCGCCGAAGGACAGCGAACTCACCAAGAGCCAGCTCATCGGCCAGGCCATGAGCAACAAGGCGGTGAGCAGCGGCAAGATCACCGCAGCCGAAGTCGCGGCGAAGGTGTTCGATGCGATCAGCGACAACCAGTTCTACGTGTTCAGCCACCCCAAGGCATTGGGCAATGTGCGCGCCCGGATGGAGAACATCGTGTCGGTCGTGAACCCTGCCGATCCGTTCCTCGAGAGGCCCGAGATCGGCCAGAAGCTGCGCGAGCAGCTTCGCGCAGCTTGA
- a CDS encoding glutathione S-transferase family protein, with the protein MADLILHHYTTSPFSEKVRLILGAKQLPWKSVFIPPIMPKPDVELLTGGYRKTPFLQIGADMYCDSALIADVLEHLQPEPTLYPEPEKGLSRILAQWADTTLFWAAMAWNLQPRGAAEVFAKAPPEAAKAFGEDRGKMSAGNMTRLRPADATSAYKSYLRRLSDMLDDRHYLLGEVPSITDFAAYHPLWYTRRIESVRTILDLTPAVVDWMDRMAAIGHGAPEKFSADEAIAVAKAATPHTMLTDSTFQDDHGIALGSAVTIRAESFGLEETSGTLVAATRTHYTLERSDERIGTVHVHFPRIGYVLKKTEA; encoded by the coding sequence ATGGCCGACCTGATCCTCCACCACTACACCACCTCCCCATTCTCGGAAAAGGTGCGGCTGATCCTCGGCGCCAAGCAACTGCCGTGGAAGTCGGTCTTCATCCCGCCGATCATGCCCAAGCCCGATGTGGAGCTGCTCACAGGCGGCTACCGCAAGACGCCGTTCCTGCAGATCGGCGCCGACATGTACTGCGACAGCGCGCTCATCGCCGACGTGCTGGAGCACCTGCAGCCCGAGCCCACGCTGTACCCCGAACCCGAGAAGGGCCTCTCGCGCATCCTCGCGCAGTGGGCCGACACAACCCTGTTCTGGGCCGCGATGGCCTGGAACCTGCAGCCCAGAGGCGCGGCCGAAGTGTTCGCCAAGGCGCCGCCCGAAGCCGCCAAGGCCTTCGGCGAAGACCGCGGCAAGATGAGCGCCGGCAACATGACGCGCCTGCGCCCGGCCGATGCCACCAGCGCCTACAAGTCGTACCTGCGCCGCCTGTCGGACATGCTGGACGATCGCCATTACCTGCTCGGCGAAGTGCCGAGCATCACCGACTTCGCGGCCTACCACCCGCTCTGGTACACGCGCCGGATCGAGTCGGTGCGCACCATCCTCGACCTCACGCCCGCAGTGGTCGACTGGATGGACCGCATGGCCGCCATCGGCCATGGCGCGCCCGAGAAGTTCAGCGCCGACGAAGCCATCGCCGTGGCCAAGGCCGCGACGCCCCACACGATGCTGACCGACAGCACCTTCCAGGACGACCACGGCATTGCGCTCGGCAGCGCGGTGACCATTCGCGCCGAGAGCTTCGGCCTGGAGGAAACGTCGGGCACGCTGGTGGCCGCCACGCGCACGCACTACACGCTGGAGCGCAGCGACGAGCGCATCGGCACGGTGCATGTGCACTTTCCGCGCATCGGCTATGTGCTGAAAAAAACAGAGGCCTGA
- a CDS encoding GNAT family N-acetyltransferase, with protein MTSVTRPDISVRAAVVADAHTLAALSIQVWLATYTEGVSDLFARYVLSEFTPEKFLALVNAPDVSLHVAEVDERLVGYALVRSGVPQPLVPEADSELCTLYVQEPFTRHGVGAALLRAARAGNDGLWLMVNVQNLRACRFYEKHGFVVRGSTDFVLGEGRHRNHVLAMPQALSSGD; from the coding sequence ATGACGTCAGTCACGCGCCCCGATATTTCTGTTCGCGCCGCCGTCGTGGCCGACGCGCACACCCTCGCCGCCCTGTCGATCCAGGTCTGGCTCGCCACCTACACCGAGGGCGTGAGCGACCTGTTCGCACGCTATGTTCTGTCGGAATTCACGCCCGAAAAATTCCTCGCGCTGGTGAATGCGCCCGATGTCTCGCTGCACGTCGCCGAGGTCGATGAACGACTCGTCGGGTATGCGCTGGTGCGCTCCGGCGTGCCGCAGCCCTTGGTGCCCGAAGCCGATTCGGAACTCTGCACGCTGTATGTGCAGGAGCCGTTCACGCGGCACGGCGTGGGGGCCGCATTGCTGCGGGCGGCACGCGCGGGCAACGACGGGCTGTGGCTCATGGTCAATGTGCAGAACCTGCGCGCCTGCCGTTTCTACGAGAAGCACGGCTTCGTGGTTCGCGGCAGCACCGATTTCGTTCTCGGCGAAGGCCGGCACAGGAACCATGTCCTGGCGATGCCACAGGCCTTGTCTAGCGGGGACTGA
- a CDS encoding NAD(P)H-binding protein, giving the protein MAISSSPRDDAHPILVLGANGKTGGRVLDRLRAAGHAVRVGSRSAQPRFDWEDRTTWTAALDGVRAVYVAYQPDLCVPGAVETVTAFYDAAAEAGVERVVLLSGRGEPEAQDAEKALQATTLDWTIVRASWFFQNFSENYFLDEIVAGAITLPQGLAPEPFIDADDIADIAAEALVDTRHSRKLYELTGSQAFTFAEAIAQISAATNRQIDCNIISMDDYAKLLAEAGLPPDLSWLVIYLFTTVLDGRNTPIAHGVEQALGRPPRTFADYVARTAPTGVWGAK; this is encoded by the coding sequence ATGGCAATCAGCAGCAGCCCCCGGGATGACGCGCATCCCATCCTGGTTCTCGGTGCGAACGGCAAGACCGGCGGACGTGTTCTGGACCGTCTTCGCGCCGCGGGTCACGCCGTGCGCGTCGGTTCGCGCTCCGCGCAGCCCCGCTTCGATTGGGAAGACCGGACCACCTGGACCGCTGCGCTTGACGGCGTGCGCGCCGTCTACGTCGCCTACCAGCCCGACCTGTGCGTGCCGGGCGCCGTCGAGACGGTGACGGCCTTCTACGACGCCGCCGCCGAGGCCGGCGTCGAAAGGGTCGTGCTCCTGTCGGGCCGCGGCGAACCCGAGGCGCAAGACGCCGAGAAGGCCCTGCAGGCCACCACGCTCGACTGGACCATCGTGCGCGCGAGCTGGTTCTTCCAGAACTTCAGCGAAAACTACTTTCTGGACGAGATCGTCGCCGGTGCGATCACCCTGCCCCAAGGGCTCGCGCCGGAGCCTTTCATCGACGCCGACGACATTGCCGACATTGCCGCCGAAGCGCTGGTCGACACCCGCCACAGCCGCAAGCTCTATGAGCTGACCGGATCGCAGGCCTTCACCTTCGCGGAAGCCATCGCGCAGATCTCGGCCGCGACGAATCGGCAGATCGACTGCAACATCATTTCGATGGACGACTACGCAAAGTTGTTGGCCGAAGCCGGCCTGCCGCCAGACCTTTCGTGGCTCGTCATCTACCTGTTCACCACCGTGCTCGACGGCCGCAACACACCCATCGCCCACGGCGTGGAGCAGGCGCTGGGCCGCCCGCCGCGCACCTTCGCCGACTACGTGGCGCGCACGGCCCCGACCGGTGTGTGGGGAGCGAAGTGA
- a CDS encoding DUF6434 domain-containing protein encodes MQFNWHSDPITRTTVVDKGYRNTQNVRRFMVSACGDEFKFDRAFMAWIRDGSPKRMGDVADEWLKRRGELSK; translated from the coding sequence ATGCAATTCAACTGGCACAGCGATCCCATCACGCGGACCACCGTGGTCGACAAGGGCTACAGGAACACGCAGAACGTGCGGCGCTTCATGGTCTCGGCATGTGGCGACGAATTCAAGTTCGACCGGGCCTTCATGGCGTGGATTCGCGACGGGTCACCCAAACGCATGGGCGACGTGGCGGACGAATGGTTGAAGCGACGCGGGGAGCTGTCGAAATGA
- a CDS encoding Bug family tripartite tricarboxylate transporter substrate binding protein, giving the protein MQRRSLIQAAGAAAATLGVPRLFAQEWPSGPVRIVVGFPPGGGTDALARVVAQKLTVMWGQQVIVENKGGVAGVLAADYVAQQPSDGSTLLMAHINSHALAPSLQPKLRYNVERDFVPIVLVGVTPNLLIANPGQKALSVKDIVAACKAAPGTVSFGSAGAGSAQHLALEMFKLQGGVDALHVPYKGSGPLLADLMGGQIQYSFETMTAATPHVKNGRVIAVAQTRTKRAKGHPSVPTMQEQGFAGFEATTWYGLVGPGKLPPAIAQKVNRDVNTVLAMPDVQERMDTYGAEDGGGSQDKFKQFISTEIAKWAKVVKDGNVHVET; this is encoded by the coding sequence ATGCAAAGACGTTCCCTCATTCAAGCCGCAGGCGCCGCGGCCGCCACGCTGGGCGTGCCCCGGCTCTTCGCACAAGAGTGGCCCTCGGGGCCCGTGCGCATCGTGGTGGGCTTTCCACCCGGCGGCGGCACCGATGCGCTCGCGCGCGTGGTCGCGCAGAAGCTCACGGTCATGTGGGGCCAGCAGGTCATCGTCGAGAACAAGGGCGGCGTCGCCGGCGTGCTCGCGGCCGACTACGTGGCCCAGCAACCCAGCGACGGCAGCACGCTGCTGATGGCGCACATCAATAGTCACGCGCTTGCGCCCAGCCTGCAGCCCAAGCTGCGCTACAACGTGGAGCGCGACTTCGTGCCGATCGTGCTCGTGGGCGTCACGCCCAATCTGCTGATCGCAAATCCGGGGCAGAAGGCGTTGAGCGTGAAAGACATCGTCGCCGCCTGCAAGGCCGCGCCCGGCACGGTGAGCTTCGGCTCGGCCGGTGCGGGTTCGGCGCAGCACCTCGCGCTCGAAATGTTCAAGCTGCAAGGCGGCGTCGATGCGCTGCATGTGCCCTACAAGGGCAGCGGCCCATTGCTTGCCGACCTGATGGGCGGTCAGATCCAGTACAGCTTCGAGACGATGACGGCCGCCACGCCGCACGTGAAGAACGGTCGTGTGATCGCTGTCGCCCAGACGCGCACCAAGCGCGCCAAGGGCCACCCGAGCGTGCCGACGATGCAGGAGCAAGGCTTCGCAGGCTTCGAGGCCACCACGTGGTACGGGCTTGTCGGCCCGGGCAAGCTGCCGCCTGCGATTGCGCAGAAGGTGAATCGCGATGTGAACACCGTACTCGCAATGCCCGATGTGCAGGAGCGCATGGACACCTACGGCGCGGAAGACGGCGGCGGTTCGCAGGACAAGTTCAAGCAGTTCATCAGCACTGAAATTGCCAAGTGGGCGAAGGTCGTCAAGGACGGCAACGTGCACGTGGAAACCTGA
- a CDS encoding MFS transporter: MPIALLALTAGAFGIGTTEFVIMGLLMQVSTDLHVSITMAGLLISGYALGVAVGAPVLTIATRKLPRKTVLLALMAIFTLGNLACALAPNYEMLMTARVVTSLAHGTFFGVGSVVATGLVAPERRASAIAIMFTGLTAATLLGVPAGAWLGLQFGWRSAFWAVTLIGVLAFTVLAVFVPRVKGEAKPAPLREELAVLARPQVLLGLAMTVLGFAGVFVVFTYIQPLLTQITGLSESAVSPILLVFGGGLAVGNILGGKLADRAPMAAVLGTLVALAVVLGAMQFTIGTPFTAVVFVGLLGVASFATVAPMQLRVLEKASGAGQNLASSLNIAAFNLGNALGAWVGGVVIDHGPGLRALGWVAALLTLVGLAIALWSRALDRQESGRTVVDCASAQA; the protein is encoded by the coding sequence ATGCCAATCGCTCTACTTGCCCTTACCGCCGGTGCCTTCGGGATCGGCACCACCGAGTTCGTCATCATGGGCCTGCTGATGCAGGTGTCGACGGACCTTCATGTCTCCATCACGATGGCCGGCCTGCTGATTTCGGGCTATGCGCTCGGCGTCGCGGTCGGCGCACCCGTGCTCACCATCGCCACCCGCAAGCTGCCGCGCAAGACCGTGCTGCTCGCGCTGATGGCGATCTTCACGCTCGGCAACCTCGCCTGCGCGCTCGCGCCCAACTACGAAATGCTGATGACTGCGCGCGTCGTCACCTCGCTCGCGCACGGCACCTTCTTCGGCGTCGGCTCGGTGGTGGCCACCGGGCTCGTCGCGCCCGAGCGCCGCGCCTCGGCCATCGCGATCATGTTCACCGGCCTCACCGCCGCCACGCTGCTCGGCGTGCCGGCCGGCGCCTGGCTGGGCCTGCAGTTCGGCTGGCGCTCGGCCTTCTGGGCAGTGACGCTGATCGGCGTGCTGGCGTTCACCGTGCTCGCCGTGTTCGTGCCGCGCGTGAAGGGCGAGGCCAAGCCCGCGCCGCTGCGCGAAGAGCTGGCCGTGCTGGCCCGCCCACAGGTGCTGCTGGGCCTGGCGATGACGGTGCTCGGCTTCGCCGGCGTGTTCGTGGTGTTCACCTACATCCAGCCGCTGCTGACGCAGATCACAGGACTCTCGGAATCGGCTGTGTCGCCGATCCTGCTGGTATTCGGCGGTGGCCTCGCGGTCGGCAACATCCTCGGCGGCAAGCTGGCCGACCGCGCACCGATGGCCGCCGTGCTCGGCACGCTGGTGGCGCTGGCCGTGGTGCTCGGCGCGATGCAGTTCACCATCGGCACGCCGTTCACCGCGGTGGTCTTTGTCGGGCTGCTGGGTGTGGCCTCGTTCGCGACCGTGGCGCCGATGCAATTGCGGGTGCTGGAGAAGGCCTCGGGCGCCGGGCAGAACCTCGCGTCGAGCCTCAACATCGCAGCCTTCAACCTCGGCAATGCGCTGGGCGCGTGGGTCGGCGGTGTGGTGATCGACCATGGCCCAGGGCTTCGCGCATTGGGCTGGGTGGCCGCGTTGCTCACGCTCGTGGGCCTAGCGATCGCACTCTGGAGCCGTGCGCTCGACCGCCAGGAAAGTGGTCGCACCGTGGTCGATTGCGCATCGGCGCAGGCCTGA
- a CDS encoding TetR/AcrR family transcriptional regulator — translation MKRSAPLQSQVAVVEAPSARKSPIQERSKARVERILEAAAELIARSGSDLLKMSEVAASAGISIGSLYQYFPEKAALIRMLAERINAASRECIRDGLEDVTDLASLQSSFAALVDVYYAIVNERPVMRDIWSGMQVDRQLLTLQLAESRVCGQMLADAMFKVHKVRARADIRRVEQTALLIWEMGEATIRLAIAVDAAEGAALVEGYKRMALREITDPLA, via the coding sequence ATGAAACGCAGCGCACCTTTGCAATCGCAGGTGGCCGTCGTGGAAGCGCCTTCGGCAAGAAAGAGCCCGATCCAGGAGCGCAGCAAGGCGCGCGTGGAGCGCATCCTCGAAGCGGCAGCCGAACTCATCGCGCGCAGCGGCAGCGACCTGTTGAAGATGAGCGAGGTCGCCGCATCCGCCGGCATCTCGATCGGCTCGCTCTACCAGTACTTCCCCGAGAAGGCCGCGCTGATCCGCATGCTGGCCGAGCGCATCAATGCAGCGAGCCGCGAGTGCATCCGCGACGGCCTCGAGGACGTGACGGACCTCGCGAGCCTGCAGTCGTCCTTCGCGGCATTGGTGGACGTGTACTACGCCATCGTCAACGAGCGCCCCGTCATGCGCGACATCTGGAGCGGCATGCAGGTCGACAGGCAACTGCTGACCCTGCAACTCGCCGAGAGCCGCGTCTGCGGGCAGATGCTGGCCGACGCGATGTTCAAGGTGCACAAGGTGCGGGCCCGTGCCGACATCAGGCGCGTCGAGCAAACCGCGCTCCTGATCTGGGAGATGGGCGAGGCGACCATCCGCCTGGCCATCGCGGTCGATGCGGCCGAAGGTGCGGCGCTGGTGGAGGGCTACAAGCGCATGGCGCTTCGCGAGATCACTGATCCGTTGGCGTGA